The Candidatus Koribacter versatilis Ellin345 genome has a segment encoding these proteins:
- a CDS encoding NAD-dependent epimerase/dehydratase family protein produces the protein MSTRPAVIVTGVAGNLGRRLLLQLGDFDVTGVDVRAPEGASLGRFEQMDLGTESASTQLIDLLRATGATTVVHLAFIVDPLRSGVLDEQHMWQVNVAGTARVMEAISVVNRYGGAVSKFIYPSSVAVYGPETDDLVDENSPLKARSLPYALHKQECEEVVRYRQEWMTGCRTYMLRPHIFAGATVENYMIGTLRGTFFGNGKRAARMKDEGKRLPALLPWGKQYLEKKIQFAHVDDVARLIAHLLRRPPDNDPQLTVLNVAGRGEPLTIQQCTQIAGTKIRRVPSQRIARIIAQKMWDWGISGAPPEALPYMMGSYTMNTSRLKAFLGAEYENVIQFTVEGALRDSVQANAESASAS, from the coding sequence ATGAGCACTCGACCGGCAGTGATCGTCACCGGAGTTGCAGGAAACCTCGGGCGACGCTTGCTGCTGCAGCTTGGCGACTTCGACGTGACCGGAGTGGATGTTCGCGCTCCGGAAGGCGCGTCTTTAGGCCGCTTCGAACAAATGGACCTGGGGACTGAATCCGCCTCCACTCAGCTCATTGATCTTCTCCGCGCGACCGGGGCCACTACGGTTGTGCATCTGGCGTTCATCGTGGATCCGCTACGCTCCGGGGTGCTCGACGAGCAGCACATGTGGCAAGTCAACGTGGCGGGCACGGCACGCGTGATGGAGGCCATCAGCGTGGTGAACCGCTACGGTGGCGCGGTGTCGAAGTTCATCTATCCCAGCAGCGTTGCCGTTTATGGGCCGGAGACTGACGACCTCGTTGACGAGAACAGTCCGCTGAAGGCGCGGAGCCTGCCGTATGCACTCCACAAGCAGGAATGTGAGGAGGTCGTGCGTTACCGCCAGGAGTGGATGACCGGCTGTCGCACGTACATGTTGCGGCCGCACATCTTCGCAGGCGCAACCGTCGAGAACTACATGATCGGCACGCTGCGCGGCACGTTCTTCGGCAACGGCAAACGCGCTGCCCGCATGAAGGACGAAGGCAAGCGGCTCCCAGCATTATTGCCGTGGGGCAAGCAGTATCTCGAGAAGAAGATTCAATTCGCGCACGTGGACGACGTCGCGCGCCTCATCGCCCACCTGCTGCGAAGGCCTCCGGATAACGATCCGCAATTGACGGTGTTGAATGTCGCCGGACGCGGAGAGCCGCTCACGATTCAACAGTGCACGCAGATTGCCGGCACGAAAATCCGTCGCGTCCCGAGCCAGCGCATTGCTCGCATCATTGCGCAGAAGATGTGGGATTGGGGCATCTCGGGCGCCCCGCCGGAGGCGCTGCCCTACATGATGGGCTCGTACACGATGAACACCTCGCGCCTGAAGGCTTTCCTCGGCGCCGAGTACGAGAACGTGATCCAGTTCACCGTGGAAGGCGCGCTACGCGACAGCGTGCAGGCAAACGCCGAATCCGCATCCGCGAGCTAG
- the ubiE gene encoding bifunctional demethylmenaquinone methyltransferase/2-methoxy-6-polyprenyl-1,4-benzoquinol methylase UbiE: MTEAKQPVIGAAPEGAHDEQQAAAQVRDMFSSIAPRYDLLNHVLSMNVDRMWWNRTARIFEHILRSSQASVLDLCCGTGDMTFALYRHASAQKPKMTGADFSPAMLERARVKGAGKPIEWVEADALHMPFADESFDLVTSAFGFRNLANYNAGLREIYRVLRPNGEIGILDFSEPKGAFGHLYRFYFKNILPKIGTMISGVKGPYAYLPASVERFPEPEEMLERMKAVGFREVSWTRYTFGIAGLWRGKK; this comes from the coding sequence ATGACCGAAGCCAAACAACCCGTGATTGGCGCAGCCCCAGAGGGCGCGCACGACGAACAGCAAGCCGCGGCGCAGGTGCGCGACATGTTTTCGTCGATCGCACCTCGATACGATCTGCTTAACCACGTGCTTTCCATGAACGTGGACCGCATGTGGTGGAACCGCACCGCGCGCATCTTCGAGCACATTTTGCGGAGTTCGCAGGCGAGCGTGCTTGACCTGTGCTGCGGTACGGGCGACATGACGTTTGCGCTTTACCGTCACGCCAGCGCGCAGAAGCCGAAGATGACCGGCGCGGATTTTTCGCCGGCGATGCTGGAGCGTGCGCGCGTGAAGGGAGCAGGGAAGCCGATCGAGTGGGTCGAGGCCGACGCCCTGCACATGCCCTTCGCAGATGAGTCGTTCGATCTCGTCACCAGTGCGTTCGGTTTTCGCAATCTCGCGAACTATAACGCTGGACTGCGCGAGATCTACCGCGTGCTGCGGCCCAATGGTGAAATCGGGATTCTCGACTTCAGCGAGCCGAAAGGCGCCTTCGGCCATCTCTATCGGTTCTACTTCAAGAATATTCTGCCGAAGATCGGCACCATGATCTCGGGCGTCAAAGGCCCGTACGCGTATCTGCCGGCATCGGTGGAACGCTTTCCCGAGCCGGAAGAGATGCTGGAGCGCATGAAGGCTGTGGGCTTCCGCGAGGTGAGTTGGACGCGTTATACGTTCGGTATCGCCGGTCTGTGGCGAGGGAAGAAGTAG